The Dunckerocampus dactyliophorus isolate RoL2022-P2 chromosome 1, RoL_Ddac_1.1, whole genome shotgun sequence genome has a segment encoding these proteins:
- the LOC129177549 gene encoding sodium/potassium-transporting ATPase subunit alpha-1, producing MGLGRGKDAYKLASTSDGEDKKGKKGKADKKNMDDLKKEVDLDDHKLTLDELHRKYGTDLARGLSSSRAKEILARDGPNALTPPPTTPEWVKFCKQLFGGFSMLLWIGAVLCFLAYGIQAAYEDEPANDNLYLGVVLSFVVIITGCFSYYQEAKSSKIMESFKNLVPQQALVIRDGEKNSINAEDVVVGDLVEVKGGDRIPADLRIISAHGCKVDNSSLTGESEPQTRTPDFSNDNPLETRNIVFFSTNCVEGTARGVVINTGDRTVMGRIATLASSLEGGKTPIAVEIEHFIHIITGVAVFLGVSFFILSLILGYGWLEAVIFLIGIIVANVPEGLLATVTVCLTLTAKRMAKKNCLVKNLEAVETLGSTSTICSDKTGTLTQNRMTVAHMWFDNQIHEADTTENQSGTSFDRSSDTWAALARIAGLCNRAVFLAEQSNVPILKRDVAGDASEAALLKCIELCCGSASGMRDKYSKVAEIPFNSTNKYQLSIHKNSTPGETKHLLVMKGAPERILDRCSTIMMQGKEQPLDEEMKDAFQNAYVELGGLGERVLGFCHFNLPDDQFPEGFAFDTDEVNFPTEKLCFIGLMSMIDPPRAAVPDAVGKCRSAGIKVIMVTGDHPITAKAIAKGVGIISEGNETVEDIAARLNVPVSEVNPRDAKACVVHGGELKEMTSDHLDDLLSHHTEIVFARTSPQQKLIIVEGCQRQGAIVAVTGDGVNDSPALKKADIGVAMGIAGSDVSKQAADMILLDDNFASIVTGVEEGRLIFDNLKKSIAYTLTSNIPEISPFLLFIIANIPLPLGTVTILCIDLGTDMIPAISLAYEAAESDIMKRQPRNPKTDKLVNERLISIAYGQIGMMQATAGFFTYFVILAENGFLPMDLLGLRVLWDDKYVNDLEDSYGQQWTYERRKIVEFTCHTAFFASIVIVQWADLIICKTRRNSILQQGMKNRILIFGLFVETALAALLSYCPGTDIALRMYPLKPCWWFCAFPYSLLIFLYDEARRYILRRNPGGWVEQETYY from the exons ATGGGGCTGGGA AGAGGGAAGGATGCGTACAAACTGGCGTCAACGTCCGATGGCGAGGACAAGAAAGGCAAGAAGGGCAAAGCGGACAAAAAGAACATGGACGACCTGAAGAAAGAAGTGGATTTG GATGATCATAAACTCACCTTGGATGAACTTCATAGGAAGTACGGAACCGACCTTGCCAGG GGTCTGTCCTCCTCCAGAGCAAAGGAGATTCTGGCCCGTGATGGCCCGAATGCCCTCACCCCTCCACCCACTACACCTGAGTGGGTCAAGTTCTGCAAACAG CTCTTTGGCGGTTTTTCCATGCTCCTGTGGATTGGTGCCGTCCTCTGCTTCCTTGCCTATGGTATCCAGGCTGCCTATGAAGACGAACCTGCCAATGATAAC TTGTACCTTGGAGTTGtgctctcttttgttgtcatcatcacTGGCTGCTTCTCCTATTACCAAGAGGCCAAGAGCTCCAAGATCATGGAGTCCTTCAAAAACCTGGTCCCACAG CAAGCCTTGGTTATCCGTGACGGGGAGAAGAACAGCATTAATGCTGAGGACGTGGTGGTCGGAGACCTGGTTGAGGTGAAAGGTGGTGACAGGATCCCTGCCGATCTGCGAATCATCTCCGCCCATGGTTGCAAG GTGGACAACTCCTCTTTGACTGGTGAATCCGAGCCACAGACCCGTACTCCAGATTTCTCCAACGACAACCCCCTGGAGACGAGGAACATTGTTTTCTTCTCTACCAACTGTGTTGAAG GCACAGCCAGAGGAGTCGTGATCAACACCGGAGACCGCACTGTCATGGGTCGCATTGCTACACTGGCTTCCAGCTTGGAAGGCGGCAAAACTCCCATTGCCGTTGAGATTGAGCACTTTATCCACATCATCACTGGTGTGGCTGTATTCCTGGGCGTGTCATTCTTCATTCTCTCACTGATTCTTGGGTACGGATGGCTGGAGGCAGTCATCTTCCTTATTGGAATCATTGTTGCCAATGTGCCGGAGGGATTGCTGGCAACCGTCACT GTATGTCTGACTCTGACTGCTAAGCGTATGGCCAAGAAGAACTGCTTGGTGAAGAACCTGGAAGCCGTCGAGACCCTGGGGTCTACGTCTACCATCTGCTCAGATAAGACAGGCACCTTGACCCAAAATAGGATGACAGTGGCTCACATGTGGTTCGACAACCAGATTCACGAGGCAGACACCACAGAGAACCAGAGCGGAACATCCTTTGACAGGAGCTCCGATACATGGGCTGCACTGGCCAGAATTGCTGGACTCTGTAACCGCGCTGTCTTCCTGGCCGAGCAGTCCAACGTTCCAATCCTTAAG AGGGACGTAGCCGGTGATGCCTCTGAGGCTGCCCTGCTGAAATGTATCGAGTTGTGTTGTGGATCGGCCAGTGGTATGCGAGACAAATACAGCAAGGTTGCTGAAATCCCCTTCAACTCAACTAACAAGTACCAG CTTTCCATTCATAAGAACTCCACTCCAGGGGAGACCAAGCATCTGCTGGTCATGAAAGGAGCCCCCGAGAGGATTTTGGACCGCTGCTCCACCATCATGATGCAGGGCAAGGAACAGCCTCTGGATGAGGAAATGAAAGATGCTTTCCAGAATGCCTATGTTGAGCTCGGAGGGCTTGGAGAGAGAGTGCTGG GTTTCTGCCATTTCAACCTTCCCGATGACCAGTTCCCAGAGGGCTTTGCATTTGACACAGACGAGGTGAACTTTCCCACTGAGAAGTTGTGCTTCATTGGCCTCATGTCCATGATCGACCCCCCTCGTGCTGCCGTGCCAGATGCTGTTGGCAAATGCAGAAGCGCTGGAATCAAG GTTATTATGGTAACAGGTGATCATCCAATCACAGCCAAGGCAATTGCCAAGGGTGTAGGTATCATCTCCGAGGGCAATGAGACGGTTGAAGACATTGCGGCTCGCTTAAACGTTCCAGTGTCAGAGGTCAATCCCAG GGACGCCAAGGCCTGTGTGGTCCATGGTGGCGAGCTAAAGGAGATGACCTCAGATCATCTTGACGATCTTCTGAGTCACCACACAGAAATTGTCTTTGCCAGAACCTCACCACAGCAGAAACTAATCATCGTGGAGGGCTGCCAACGACAG GGAGCCATTGTTGCTGTGACTGGTGACGGTGTCAACGACTCTCCAGCTCTGAAGAAGGCTGACATTGGTGTGGCCATGGGGATTGCTGGATCTGACGTCTCCAAGCAAGCGGCTGACATGATCCTGCTGGATGACAACTTTGCCTCCATTGTTACAGGAGTGGAAGAAG GCCGTCTGATCTTTGACAACTTGAAGAAGTCAATTGCTTACACGCTGACCAGTAACATCCCTGAGATTTCAcccttcctcctcttcatcattGCCAACATCCCCCTGCCTCTGGGAACTGTCACCATCCTCTGTATCGACTTGGGAACTGACATG ATTCCTGCCATCTCCCTGGCATACGAAGCAGCCGAGAGCGACATCATGAAGAGACAGCCCAGAAATCCCAAAACAGACAAACTGGTGAACGAGAGGCTCATCAGCATCGCCTACGGACAGATTG GTATGATGCAGGCTACAGCAGGCTTCTTCACTTACTTTGTGATCCTGGCTGAGAACGGCTTCCTGCCCATGGACCTGCTGGGCCTTCGAGTGCTCTGGGACGACAAATATGTAAACGACCTGGAGGACAGCTACGGGCAGCAGTGG ACATACGAGCGCAGGAAAATAGTGGAGTTCACCTGCCACACGGCCTTCTTTgccagcattgtcattgtgcagTGGGCTGATCTGATCATCTGCAAGACAAGGAGGAACTCCATCCTGCAGCAGGGCATGAA GAACCGCATCCTTATCTTTGGACTGTTTGTGGAGACCGCCCTGGCTGCCTTGCTGTCATACTGCCCTGGCACGGACATCGCCCTCAGAATGTACCCTCTCAA GCCATGCTGGTGGTTCTGTGCCTTCCCATACTCACTGCTCATCTTCCTCTACGATGAGGCCCGAAGATACATCCTCAGACGCAACCCAGGCG GCTGGGTGGAGCAGGAGACGTACTACTGA